The Candidatus Aegiribacteria sp. genome contains the following window.
TTATCCATGCACCGCTTATTACAACAAGCGATGCCGAGGGGGCCGGAGAAGCCTTTCAGGTAACTTCTATGCCCCTTGACAGCATTACACTGAAGAACGGTGATGTTGATTATTCGACTGATTATTTCAAGAGACAGGCTTTCCTTACGGTAAGCGCGCAACTTGAGGCTGAACCTCTTGCCCTGGCCATGGGTAAAGTATACACCTTTGGCCCTACTTTCAGGGCTGATCCATCTGATACACGGTTTCATACGGCGGAATTCTGGATGATCGAACCGGAGATGGCGTTTTTTGACCTGGATGATGATATTTCTCTGATAGAGGATTTCATCAAATTTTCAGCTCGTTATCTTCACGATAAATGTCCCGAAGATATTTCCTTCTTCAATAAATTCTATGAAAATGAACTCAAGGAACGATACAGAATGCTCATAGAAAGCGATTTCGCACGAATTACATATACTGATGCATTCGTACTCCTGAAGAAGAACAGCGGCAGATTTAAAGATGTACCTGAGTGGGGAAGCGATATTTCCACTGAATACGAGAGATTCCTTACCGATGAGCACTTCAGATGCCCTGTTTTCGTAACCGATTATCCGGCAGATATAAAACCATTCTATATGCGGCTGAACGATGACCGGAAAACTGTTGCCTGTACCGATCTTCTGCTCCCCGAGGTTGGTGAACTTGTTGGTGCCAGCCAGAGGGAAGACAGACTGGATGTGCTGAGCATTCGCGCAAGGGAGTGCGGTATTAACATAGATGATTACTCATGGTACTTCGATTTAAGGAAATGGGGATCTGCTCCCCATTCAGGATTCGGACTGGGGTTTGAAAGGCTGCTGATGTATCTAACCGGAATGGAGAACATACGTGACGTGATTCCATTCCCGAGATCAAAGGGGAAAATGACCTGATATTTGTTATGTCAAAAGAAATGGTTTTGGATAATTAGCGTGTTGAAAGGGATGAAAAAATGGAAAGTACAATGATTACTATCGACGGTAATGAAGCTACTTCGCGGATCGGGCATAAGCTCAGTGAAGTAATAGCGATCTACCCGATCACACCCTCCAGCGGCATGGGCGAATACGCGGACGCCTGGTCCTCGCAGGGTAAGACGAATATCTGGGGAACCATTCCGCTGGTTCAGGAAATGCAGAGTGAGGGTGGAGCTTCTGCGGCCGTACACGGAGCGCTTCAGACTGGAGCTTTGACCACCACATTCACAGCATCGCAGGGTCTCCTTCTCATGATACCGTCCATGTACAAGATCGCTGCTGAACTCACACCGGCAGTATTTCACGTTTCAGCCAGAAGTCTTGCATGCCAGGCCTTGTCAATATTCGGAGACCACAGTGACACCATGGGAGTCAGACAGACGGGTTTTGCCCTTCTTGCAAGCGCCTCGGCCCAGGAAGCGATGGATCTGGCGGTAATCGCGCATGCATCTACACTTAAGGCAAGGATTCCATTTATCCATTTCTTCGATGGTTTCAGGACCAGCCATGAGATCCAGAAGATCGAACTGGTTCCGGATGAGGTTCTCCGCAGTATGATGGATGATGAACTCGTAATAGCTGCAAGAAACCGTGGACTTGATCCGAATAATCCGGTACTCAGAGGAACAAGCCAGAATCCTGATGTTTATTTCCAGGGAAGAGAAACCGTTAATCCATACTATCTCGCAACTCCAGGAATAGTACAGGACTACATGGATAGATATGCTGAACTGACTGGAAGACATTACCATCTATTTGATTATGTTGGCGCGCCGGATGCCGAGACGCTGGTAATACAAATGACTTCAGGATGCGAAACCGCTCATGAAACAGTTGAACACCTCTGTAACAGAGGTGAAAAGGTAGGACTGATAAAAGTCCGTCTGTACAGGCCATTTGATGTTGAAGCATTCCTCAACTCTATACCGGACTCAGTACGGAACATCGCCGTTCTTGACAGAACCAAGGAATCAGGCGGTCCGGGTGAACCTCTATATCTTGATGTTATCACTGCACTCTGGGAGAATGGAAAAGACGATATCAATGTAATAGGAGGTCGTTATGGACTCTCCAGTAAAGAATACACTCCTGCAATCGTCAAAGCAGTTCTCGAAGAAGCCTCCAAATCAGAACCCAAGAATCATTTCACAGTTGGCATAAATGATGATGTTACGGGAACTTCTCTCGATATTCCCGACTTCGAGCTTGATTTGCCCTCAACAATTCAGGCTGTTTTCATCGGTCTCGGTTCCGATGGAACAGTCGGAGCCAACAAGAACAGCATCAAGATAATCGGAGAGGAAACCGACAACTTCGCACAGGGTTACTTCGTTTACGACTCCAAGAAGGCAGGCGCCAGAACAGTCAGTCATCTTAGGTTCGGTCCTGAACCCATCAGACAGACCTGTCTCATTACTGCTGCGAATTTTGTTGGATGTCACCAGAGCATCTTCCTTGAGAAATATGACGTTCTTGGATACGCAGCAGAGGGTGCTACTTTCCTGCTTAATTCACCATTCAGTGTGGATGAAGTATGGAACAAGCTTCCAAGATCAGTTCAGGAAGCAATGATCGCAAAGAAATTGAAGTTCTTCGTTATTGACGCCTACAAAGTTGCAAAAGATACCGGGATGGGTGTTAGAATAAACACTATCATGCAGACCTGCTTCTTCGCAATCTCGGGAGTGCTTCCTAAAGATGAGGCCATCCAGAAAATCAAGGATGCCATCAAGAAGACCTACGGAAGGAAGGGTGATGAAGTAGTCCAGCAGAACTACAATGCCGTAGATCAGACTCTTGCAAATCTCTTTGAAGTGGATTATCCGGATATTGTTACCAGCACCATTGAGATGCCCCCTACGGTTCCGGAGGAAGCACCGGAATTTGTCAAGCGCGTAACCGCGAAGATCATAAGAATGGATGGGGACAGTATTCCCGTCTCCGACATGCCTGCAGACGGAAGCTGGCCTACAGGCACAACGCAGTGGGAAAAGCGGAATGTCGCGCTTGAAATTCCCGTCTGGGAACCGGATACATGTATCCAGTGCGGATTCTGCAGCCTTGTCTGCCCCCATGCGGCGATAAGAATGAAAGTATACGATAAGGAGTTGTTAACCAACGCCCCTGATACTTTCAAATCCACTGAAGCCAGGGGAGCTAAATTCGAGGGAATGAAATTCACCATTCAGGTGGCTCCTGAGGACTGTACAGGCTGCGGAACCTGCGTACATATCTGCCCGGCAAAGAGCAAGGAAAATCCAGAGAAGAAAGCCATCAATCTGGCCAATCAGCCTCCCCTTCGCGTACCGGAAAGGGAGAATTACTCATTCTTCCTGGACATCCCGGATTTCGACAGGAAGAAGCTCAACGTATCTCTTGTCAAGGAATCACAGTT
Protein-coding sequences here:
- the asnS gene encoding asparagine--tRNA ligase, producing IHAPLITTSDAEGAGEAFQVTSMPLDSITLKNGDVDYSTDYFKRQAFLTVSAQLEAEPLALAMGKVYTFGPTFRADPSDTRFHTAEFWMIEPEMAFFDLDDDISLIEDFIKFSARYLHDKCPEDISFFNKFYENELKERYRMLIESDFARITYTDAFVLLKKNSGRFKDVPEWGSDISTEYERFLTDEHFRCPVFVTDYPADIKPFYMRLNDDRKTVACTDLLLPEVGELVGASQREDRLDVLSIRARECGINIDDYSWYFDLRKWGSAPHSGFGLGFERLLMYLTGMENIRDVIPFPRSKGKMT
- the nifJ gene encoding pyruvate:ferredoxin (flavodoxin) oxidoreductase gives rise to the protein MESTMITIDGNEATSRIGHKLSEVIAIYPITPSSGMGEYADAWSSQGKTNIWGTIPLVQEMQSEGGASAAVHGALQTGALTTTFTASQGLLLMIPSMYKIAAELTPAVFHVSARSLACQALSIFGDHSDTMGVRQTGFALLASASAQEAMDLAVIAHASTLKARIPFIHFFDGFRTSHEIQKIELVPDEVLRSMMDDELVIAARNRGLDPNNPVLRGTSQNPDVYFQGRETVNPYYLATPGIVQDYMDRYAELTGRHYHLFDYVGAPDAETLVIQMTSGCETAHETVEHLCNRGEKVGLIKVRLYRPFDVEAFLNSIPDSVRNIAVLDRTKESGGPGEPLYLDVITALWENGKDDINVIGGRYGLSSKEYTPAIVKAVLEEASKSEPKNHFTVGINDDVTGTSLDIPDFELDLPSTIQAVFIGLGSDGTVGANKNSIKIIGEETDNFAQGYFVYDSKKAGARTVSHLRFGPEPIRQTCLITAANFVGCHQSIFLEKYDVLGYAAEGATFLLNSPFSVDEVWNKLPRSVQEAMIAKKLKFFVIDAYKVAKDTGMGVRINTIMQTCFFAISGVLPKDEAIQKIKDAIKKTYGRKGDEVVQQNYNAVDQTLANLFEVDYPDIVTSTIEMPPTVPEEAPEFVKRVTAKIIRMDGDSIPVSDMPADGSWPTGTTQWEKRNVALEIPVWEPDTCIQCGFCSLVCPHAAIRMKVYDKELLTNAPDTFKSTEARGAKFEGMKFTIQVAPEDCTGCGTCVHICPAKSKENPEKKAINLANQPPLRVPERENYSFFLDIPDFDRKKLNVSLVKESQLLQPLFEYSGACAGCGETPYVKLLTQLFGDRAVIANATGCSSIYGGNLPTTPYSKNHDDRGPAWNNSLFEDAAEFGYGFRLTADKHIQLAGELLQRLSAQVGENLAEAILSASQNSEQDIADQRERIAELRKALANIDSMDARQLESVVDYFVHRSVWTIGGDGWAYDIGYGGLDHVLAQGRDMNILVLDTGVYSNTGGQCSKATPLAAVAKFADSGKPQPKKDLAMLCISYGNIYVAQIALGANYNQTVKAFVEAESFDGPSIIIAYTHCIAHGINMTYGLDEQKNAVKSGFWPLLRFDPRKIGSGENPLTLDSKDPSIAFRDFAYNEARFKSLTKTKPEHAEVLMELAQEEVSRRWNIYRQMADMTWKK